Genomic DNA from Bernardetia sp.:
TAAAAAAAAAATGGTTGGGAAGTAGTTACTACTATTTAAAATTACTATTTTTATCGTCTAACAGAAAATAATTTTCAATATTCCATTTTTTCAACTGAAACTTTTATCCCTCGTGAACAAACAAAAAATTATAGAACAAATTAAGAGCTATTTTGGAATAAATGCTCTAACAAAAGAAGTACAGATTTATATTGATTTAAAAAGAGAAATTGTCAAAACATCGGTAGTTGATGGTTCTGCAAAGGCTATTCATGGAGCAATTAAGGGAATTGGTTTTTTGTTTCTAGGACTTTGTATTTTTCTGTTTTTAAACTTAATGTTGGGCTTTGGTATTAGTGAATGGTTTTTTAGAGGGAAATATTGGACAGGTTTTTCTATTCTGACGGGTTTTTATGTTTTGCTGGCTATTATTTTTGCAGCCTTGCAATCTATGATTAAAAGAAAAGTGGAAGATGGTATAGAAAAGGGCATAAAAGGAACTCCTTTAGAACTCAAGACCATTCCTCAAATATTATATCCTAACTCTGAAACTCGTAAAAATATAGAGAAAGGAATAATGAAGGAGGATGTGCGTCATGAAAAAGTATCTCCTTCTCTGACTGAGGAAGAAGCAAAAAAAGCTCTTATAGAACAAGTAAACGAAGAAACTGAAATGCTAAATGAACAAATAAAGAAGGATATAAAAGGCGAATAATAGCTACAATTATATAACCTTTTTTATATTTTTTACCTTACACTATTTTTTTAACGATGAACAAATCATTAGAAGCACATAAACAAGAATTACAAAACTTGCAAGCTGCTCACACAAACGAACTAAAAGAGCAATTAGGAGATACAAAAAATGTAACAGTCAATGTTGCCAAACTAGCTTTAATAGGTGGAGCTTCGGCTTATGTAGGTATTAAACTAACTGGGTTTGTTTTGGGGAAAGTATTTGGAAAAAAGAAAAACAATGAACCACAAGTCATTTATCTACAAGCACCAGAAAGTACTTCCTCAAATAAAAGTTATAAGAAGGAAAAAGCAAAAAAATCCTTTTGGAAAGGTATTGCAGCCTCTGCTTGGGCAACTTTATTGCCTTTAGCGACTGCGTATGCAAAAAAAGAAGGATCTAAGGTAGCAGAAAAACAGCTTCAAAAGTTATTAGAAAAATATAAAAACCAAATTCCTATGGAAAAACTAGAAAAACTAGGTTTGGATAAGTTTTTCAAATCATAATTCTTTTGAAATAATGTAATCATTTCTTTCAGTAGAATGAATAACAATCATTTCTGCAATAAAACCTGCTAGGAAAAGCTGTGTTCCGACACCAATAGCTAAGAGAGAAATATAAAAAATAGGCATATCGACAGGCTCACGAACGTGTATTCCCAAGAATTTTTCTAGCAAGAGCCAAAAAGCAATTCCAAATCCGATAAAGAAAGAAAGCAAACCCAATGTACCAAAAAAGTGCATTGGTTTTTTCTTGAAACGTGTGATAAAGGTAACAGAAAGAAGGTCTAAAAGTCCGTTTGTGAAGCGTTCTAATCCAAATTTTGTACTTCCAAACTGTCTTGCACGGTGTTCGACTACTTTTTCACCTATTTTTGTAAAGCCATTCCATTTTGCCAACACAGGAATATAACGATGCATTTCGCCATAGACATTTAATGTTCGAACAACATCAATTTTGTAGGCTTTTAGTCCACAGTTAAAATCATTGAGCTTTATTCCAGAAAAGGCACGAGTGGCTGCATTGAAAAGTTTGGTAGGAAGCGTTTTGGAAAGTGGGTCGTGGCGTTTTTTCTTCCAACCCGAAATTAAATCATAGTTTTGATTTTTAATTAGGTCGTAGAGTTCTGGAATTTCATCTGGACTGTCTTGTAAGTCTGCATCCATTGTAATTACGACTTCGCCTTTTGCTACTCTAAAACCTGCATCTAAGGCTGCCGATTTTCCATAATTTCTTGAAAAACAGATTCCTCTAACATTAGCATTTTGAGATGAAATTTCTTCAATAACTTTCCAAGATTTATCTGTACTTCCATCGTTTATAAAAATAATTTCATACGAAAAATTATTTTTCTCCATTACTTTTACAATCCATTCGTGCAGAGGAGGAAGCGATTCGTCTTCATTGAAGAGAGGTATAACAATAGAAATTTGTAAAGGAGTAAGGTCAGACATACTTTGAGAGAAAAGATAAAATAATTCGTGTATTTTTGTCAAGACAAATTTACATACTAAAATAGATAAACGCTGATTTTTATTCTAAATTATGAAAAAAACAACCATTCGTAGAGCCACAGAAAAAGATGTTCCTCAAATTTTTGAACTGATTGTAGAGTTGGCAATTTATGAAAAAGCTGAACATGAGGTAACTACAACACCAGAGCAGATGCTTCTTGATGGCTTTAGTTCGACTCCCTCCTACGGAGCAATCGTGGCAGAGCAAGAAGGGAAAATTATAGGTTTCTCATTGTTTTATATTCGTTATTCGACATGGAAAGGACGCTGCTTATATTTAGAAGATTTTTTGGTAAATGAAGAATATAGAGGAGAGGGCATAGGAAAGCTACTTTTTGAAGCTACTATTTTAGAAGCCAAAAAACAGAAGACTAACATGATGACGTGGCAAGTATTGGATTGGAATACACCAGCCATTAAGTTTTATGAACGTTGGGATGCTACTCTTGACGGAGAATGGATAAACTGTAAATTCTACCAAGACTACTTGGATAACTACAAAGTAAGATTTTTAGATAAATTGGATAAAAGCAAGGTTTTTTTAGATTAAATTGCTTTTCTGATTTAGAAAAAAATTATTTTCTTCCTCTTGCATTGGGTGTTTCATTTCGTGTAGGAGGAGGACTCATATCCAAAGGACTAGGAATATCATTGAGACTTTCTGTAACGCCAAATCGCTTCATCGATTCTTTATTGTAAGCAACAGCTGCCAGTTCGGGCGTATCATAAACACCTAAATAAATGCGTTCGCCTTGGTCGTAGATGATGGCTCTGTATTTTTTTCCATCTTTCGAAACACCTCTATAATTATTAGGAGTATGGTTGGTTTGGTGGCGACGAAGCTCAGACATAGTAGCCCACTCTAGGTTATCTATTTGGCAGTTTAGTTTGTTAGAATCCAACATACGAACAAATAGCCTCTTGTCTGTATCTTGTTTCTTTACAAAGTTATCAGCCAATATTTTGTGCATATAAAGCGTCTGAATTTTGCCAAACTTCATTTGTTGAAGTACAGCATAGCCAGCAGAATGTAAACGCCAACCTTCGTGGATTCCTTTTTTTCGTAGAAATAAGAAGCCCTGACGGCAGAGTTTTACTTTTTTATCGGAATTGGTAAGGTCTATATGCATGACAGAATAGGAATAATTTTAGTGAGGATGTTTTTCAATTACAAAAGTACAAAATTGCGACTAAAATAAGTAGTAGATGTGAGCAAATACCTACTAATAAAGCGTTTAGAACCTCATAAGTTATATCAGAATAAATCATGACATAGTCATTTTTATTTCTATTCTGTCAGTTATTTTTCAAGACATATAAGTCTAGCTGTTATCAGCATTCTTTACTAGTGCTGGTGTTACTTCTGGAATAGGAAGCGAATCGCTATCTTTAATTGTATTGAGAATAACAAGAGTTTGCATATTATCCACTTCAGCAATTTCGCTAATCTTATTCATAATAAGGCTTTGGTAAGAGTCAATATCTTTAGAAACTACTTTCAAAACATAATCGCTAGAACCTGTAACATAATGACATTCTACAATTTCGTCAATTTCCTGTACTTGCTTCACAAAACTCTCATTACTTGCTTTGTTGTGCTTGTTTAGTTTCACACTTACAAAAGTGGCTACTCCCAAGCCTAGTTTTTGAGCATCCAAACGAGCATGATAACTTTGTATATAGCCAGCATTTTCTAATTTCTTTACTCGCTCAAGTGTAGGAGCTGGAGAAAGGTTGATGTCTTTAGAAAGTTGAGCATTTGTAATTTTGGCGTTTTCTTGTAGGATTTCCAAAATCTGTTTATCTATGTGGTCTATTCTATAGTGCAATGCCATAAGTCAAAATTTCAAGTTAGTTTTTATATGTAAATAACGCATACCAACCAGTAAACGTTTTAATTAAGACACAAAATTATATAAAACTTTAATTAGATACTAACCAAATAAATGAAGTTTTTGGACTATATAGCATTATAATCTTTGGAAATTATGTGTCTGAGGGCAACCAAAAGGAGAAAGTAGCTCCCTGTTCTGGCTGACTTTCTACCCAAATTTCTCCTTTATGAGCTTCTATAAACTCTCTACAAATAGCAAGTCCTAGCCCAGAACCTTTTTTATCGCCTTCTAACTCTGGTTCAGGAACTTGAAAATATTTTTCAAATACTTTTAGGTGATACATTTCAGCAATTCCTTTTCCTTTGTCGCTTACAGAAAAAGTAATTCCTCCTTCATCTGAAAATATACTTAATTTTACCTTTGACTTTGTTGGAGCATAACGAATTGCATTTGTCAAGAAATTGATAATAACCCATTTCAATTTGTCAATATCTGCAAAAAATATAGATAAATTGGTTGCAATATCCGCTTCTATTGTTACTCGTTTTTGTTCTGCTGCTACTTTTACAGCTTGCATCACATAACTCAATACGCTTTCCAGTTCGACAGGTTGCAGATTTATTTTTATTTTTCCTGCTTCTATTTGAGATAGTTGGAGTATCTCGCCTGTAAGGGCAAAAAGTCGTTCAGTAGCTTGTTCTATATCTCCGACTAAGTCGTCTTGGTCTTCATTTAGCTCACCTATTCTCTTGTCTCTTAGTAGGTCTATACTTAATCGTGTGGCAGCTAAAGGAGTTTTTAGCTCGTGAGAAATGGTCGCTATAAAATGAGTTTTGGCTGCATCCATTTCTGTGAATTTCGTAACATTTTTTAGAATGATGATAAACCCAGAGAGGTCTTCGGTTTCGGGAAGGCTAATCACTTGCCTAGAAAAAAATAAATCTCTATCAGAAGAAGGAATTTTTACAGTCTTTTCTGCAAATAGTTTTCCTTTGCTCACTTCCATTAAATCTACCATAATATGATACAAAATATCATTATTTACCAATAGGTCTGGAATATATACATCAACTGCCTCCTCTTCCGACATATCAAGTAAAATTTCAGCTACTTGATTCATAAAAATAATTTTATTTTGTGCGCTTATTCCGATGATTCCATCTTGAAGATGTTCTATAATAGCTTCAGTCCGTCTTTTTTCAATTAAGAGATTACCCAAATTTATGCTTTCAAATTCAGCTATTTTTTTAGACATTTTATTGAAGGAGGTAGCAAGTTTGGCAAATTCATTTGTAGAGCCTACGTGTAAGCGAGCAGAATAATCTTTCTTACTCATCTGCTCTATTGCTAAACGAAGGTCATTTAAAGGTTTGGTTAGATATACAGGAAAATAAAAAATAAAACCAACCGTAATTAGTACACAAAAACCTCCTATGATAGCCATATAAAGCAATGCTTCTTCTGTGTCTTTTTGGATAGAATCGTTTTTTTCTATGACTTTATTCTGATTAATTTCTCTAAGTTTATCTAAATACTCTCTTACAGGTAAAAAATTAAGTCTTAGTTTGGAATAATAAAGACTCATATTGGGTAGTGTGACTGTGGCATCTTGTCTTGTCTCATCGAAGTCTTTTACCAACTTATCATATCCTCTTGATAAAGAATCTAAATATATTTTTTCTTCCTCACTCTGCACTGTTAGATATAAAGAATCAATATAAGCAACTGTTAGAATATCAGATTTTTTATAATCTCCGTAATTAAAACCTTGTTGCGCCACATATCGAAGTTGAGATGAAGATACTCCTTGAAATGATTCTGTGAGATGACGAATAAAAAATAGTGTTTGGTAATTTTCTTTCAGAATCTTATTAGATGAAGTAGAAAGACTAGTCAAATAAAAAACAGACACACCACTAATAAGAATAATAATTCCTAATAGAAATAGTAACCCTGTTGTTATGCGTGTACGTAAAGATGACTTAAATCCCATGTTGAAGAACAGATAAACAAAAAATGTATCTGATGTTAGTTTTTGCTATTTTAGTTTTATAAAAATGACTGATAGCTTTAAATACCATCAAATATACAATAAAAAAATAGATTTAGTTTAATGGAGATTTTCAAAACTCTCCTATTATCAATTTTACAATATGCTAGTAATACTAACTTGAAGTACTATAATGATGTTTTTGTTTTTAAAAATAATTTTGACTGAAAGTTATTGATTTTTTCTATGTCCATTTGAATTAAACATTTTTATCTGACTTGCTCACAGTTGAAATTAGTTTATTCAAACTCTCTAAAAATTGCTACTTTTGTGTAATCAAATTCTAAATCGTTTTTCAATTCGCATTATCTAAACTATGGAAATCACGACAACCGAAACAGCACAAAAATTAGGTCTTACAGCAGAAGAATTTACAAAAATTGAAGAAATATTGGGCAGAAATCCAAATTTTACTGAACTAAGTATTTTTTCTGTGATGTGGTCAGAACACTGTTCTTATAAAAACTCTATTGTTTGGCTCAAAACACTTCCCAAAAAATCGGACAGAATGCTCGTAGAGGCAGGAGAAGAAAATGCTGGCTTGGTAGATATTGGAGATGGTTTGGCATGTAGCTTCAAAATAGAATCTCATAATCACCCTTCAGCACTAGAGCCTTATCAAGGTGCTGCAACAGGCGTAGGAGGAATAAACCGTGATATTTTTACAATGGGTGCAAGACCGATTGCACAGCTAAACTCTCTTCGTTTTGGAAAAATTAGCTCTCCCAAAACACAGTGGCTCGTTCGTGGTGTAGTAAAAGGAATCGGAGATTATGGAAATGCGTTTGGTATTCCGACAGTAGGTGGAGAAGTGTTTTTTGATGAGTGTTATAATGTAAATCCACTCGTAAATGCTTTTTCGGCTGGAATCGTAGAAACAGACAAAATTGCTTCGGCTACTTCTCATGGCGTAGGAAACCCAGTCTATATCGTTGGTTCGGCTACTGGAAAAGATGGTATTCATGGAGCTTCATTTGCTTCAAAAGATATTTCTGATGATTCTATCAAAGACCTTCCTGCCGTACAGGTAGGTGACCCTTTCCAAGAAAAGCTACTTTTAGAAGCCACTTTAGAAGCCATCGCCACAGGACATTTAATAGGTATTCAAGATATGGGAGCAGCAGGAATTACCTGCTCAACTTCTGAAATGAGCGCAAAAGGCGAACATGGAATGAAAATCTATTTGGATAAAGTTCCGACACGCCAAAAAAATATGCAGCCTTTTGAAATTTTGCTTTCTGAATCACAAGAACGTATGCTCATTGTTATTAAGAAAGGAAAAGAAGCTGAATTAGAAGCCATCTTCAAAAAATGGGATTTGAACTGTGAGAAAATTGGAGTGGTTACAGATACGAAACGATTAGAATTTTATGTAGGCGATGAGCTTGTAGCAGACGTTCCAGCCAATGACTTAGTATTGGGAGGTGGTGCGCCAGTTTATCACAGAGAATATACA
This window encodes:
- a CDS encoding ATP-binding protein — its product is MGFKSSLRTRITTGLLFLLGIIILISGVSVFYLTSLSTSSNKILKENYQTLFFIRHLTESFQGVSSSQLRYVAQQGFNYGDYKKSDILTVAYIDSLYLTVQSEEEKIYLDSLSRGYDKLVKDFDETRQDATVTLPNMSLYYSKLRLNFLPVREYLDKLREINQNKVIEKNDSIQKDTEEALLYMAIIGGFCVLITVGFIFYFPVYLTKPLNDLRLAIEQMSKKDYSARLHVGSTNEFAKLATSFNKMSKKIAEFESINLGNLLIEKRRTEAIIEHLQDGIIGISAQNKIIFMNQVAEILLDMSEEEAVDVYIPDLLVNNDILYHIMVDLMEVSKGKLFAEKTVKIPSSDRDLFFSRQVISLPETEDLSGFIIILKNVTKFTEMDAAKTHFIATISHELKTPLAATRLSIDLLRDKRIGELNEDQDDLVGDIEQATERLFALTGEILQLSQIEAGKIKINLQPVELESVLSYVMQAVKVAAEQKRVTIEADIATNLSIFFADIDKLKWVIINFLTNAIRYAPTKSKVKLSIFSDEGGITFSVSDKGKGIAEMYHLKVFEKYFQVPEPELEGDKKGSGLGLAICREFIEAHKGEIWVESQPEQGATFSFWLPSDT
- a CDS encoding glycosyltransferase family 2 protein — protein: MSDLTPLQISIVIPLFNEDESLPPLHEWIVKVMEKNNFSYEIIFINDGSTDKSWKVIEEISSQNANVRGICFSRNYGKSAALDAGFRVAKGEVVITMDADLQDSPDEIPELYDLIKNQNYDLISGWKKKRHDPLSKTLPTKLFNAATRAFSGIKLNDFNCGLKAYKIDVVRTLNVYGEMHRYIPVLAKWNGFTKIGEKVVEHRARQFGSTKFGLERFTNGLLDLLSVTFITRFKKKPMHFFGTLGLLSFFIGFGIAFWLLLEKFLGIHVREPVDMPIFYISLLAIGVGTQLFLAGFIAEMIVIHSTERNDYIISKEL
- a CDS encoding phage holin family protein, with the protein product MNKQKIIEQIKSYFGINALTKEVQIYIDLKREIVKTSVVDGSAKAIHGAIKGIGFLFLGLCIFLFLNLMLGFGISEWFFRGKYWTGFSILTGFYVLLAIIFAALQSMIKRKVEDGIEKGIKGTPLELKTIPQILYPNSETRKNIEKGIMKEDVRHEKVSPSLTEEEAKKALIEQVNEETEMLNEQIKKDIKGE
- a CDS encoding Lrp/AsnC family transcriptional regulator, whose protein sequence is MALHYRIDHIDKQILEILQENAKITNAQLSKDINLSPAPTLERVKKLENAGYIQSYHARLDAQKLGLGVATFVSVKLNKHNKASNESFVKQVQEIDEIVECHYVTGSSDYVLKVVSKDIDSYQSLIMNKISEIAEVDNMQTLVILNTIKDSDSLPIPEVTPALVKNADNS
- the purL gene encoding phosphoribosylformylglycinamidine synthase subunit PurL, whose product is MEITTTETAQKLGLTAEEFTKIEEILGRNPNFTELSIFSVMWSEHCSYKNSIVWLKTLPKKSDRMLVEAGEENAGLVDIGDGLACSFKIESHNHPSALEPYQGAATGVGGINRDIFTMGARPIAQLNSLRFGKISSPKTQWLVRGVVKGIGDYGNAFGIPTVGGEVFFDECYNVNPLVNAFSAGIVETDKIASATSHGVGNPVYIVGSATGKDGIHGASFASKDISDDSIKDLPAVQVGDPFQEKLLLEATLEAIATGHLIGIQDMGAAGITCSTSEMSAKGEHGMKIYLDKVPTRQKNMQPFEILLSESQERMLIVIKKGKEAELEAIFKKWDLNCEKIGVVTDTKRLEFYVGDELVADVPANDLVLGGGAPVYHREYTEPAYYQEFQQFHIDEIEEPDEDKLPEIAKFLIGHPNIASRRWIAEQYDSMVGTANTSTNQPSDAAIVNVKGTDKNIVISVDCNSRYVNADPEQGTMIAVSEAARNIVCSGGEPVAITNCLNFGNPYIPEVYWHFVGAIKGMKAACEKLGTPVTGGNVSFYNQSSDEGPVFPTPTIGMLGLLDNIDLKMTLDFKTEGDIIYQLGTSRNDISSSEYLYSYHKYKASPAPYIDLEEESNLQQTVLELIKNKLIVSAHDVSDGGLFVTLTESAMAASKDLGFSVKTTSHKVRKDAFWFGESQSRVVVSVAKDKKEEFEAMLRVKNVDFSELGSVVSEKVCQVDGTIWLSVEDAREEFEATLPKYLN
- a CDS encoding GNAT family N-acetyltransferase, coding for MKKTTIRRATEKDVPQIFELIVELAIYEKAEHEVTTTPEQMLLDGFSSTPSYGAIVAEQEGKIIGFSLFYIRYSTWKGRCLYLEDFLVNEEYRGEGIGKLLFEATILEAKKQKTNMMTWQVLDWNTPAIKFYERWDATLDGEWINCKFYQDYLDNYKVRFLDKLDKSKVFLD